TAAAATCTTTTCATAACTTTTAAGGAGAAAATATGAAAAGATTAAAAATCATGAGTATATTAGTTGCTTTTAAAGCCTATTTATTGGCGAAATTTGACAAGGCTCAGTCGTGCGGATTTGCCAAAATGATAAAAAACGCCGATGCTAAGACTTTAGGCGAAATTTCATTTGAGATAGATAAAAGAGCGGCTAAGCTAAGAGTTGAAGCCGAGGCTTCAAAGCAAGACTTTAAGTCCGAGTTTGATAAGAAAATAGCCTCTATAAGCCAAGACGAGCAAGCGAAATTTAAAGAAAAATTTATCGCCAGCTACAATGAAAAAGTCTTAAATTTAAGCGTTAAAGAGGCAAACGAACTGGCACTTAAGCCTATAGAAATTTAATCTAAACAACACAGAATTTGACCGAAACTACTCGGTCAAATTTGACTTTCTTATAATCTTAAATTTACATACCAAATTTAACTAAAAAGATAAATTTAAATTCACACTAAAGGCGATTTTATAAATTTTGCTTAACTTTTTCTTCACAACTTTTCTTTATACTTCACTTACATTTCAACACAAGGAGAGAAGATGAAAAAGTTAGGTTTGATCGTAATATTAGTCGCGGGAAGTTTGTTTGCAGGCTCGATTATCGATAGCTCAAACGAGCAGTTAAACAGCATGATAGCGGGTGCGGACGCAAAGACGCTAAGTGAAATTTCGTTTGAAATTCATAAGCGCGCAGGCAAGCTTGATTCGCAGATAGCGGATATAAGAGGCGACTTTAGAGAGCAGATGAGAAAGAAGATGTCTGCGATGAGTCCTGATGAGAGAGTAAAATTTATGCAAGAGTATAGAGCAATGATGAGCGATAAAATAGACGCTTTAAGCGTAAAAGAGGCTCGTGAAATGGGATTTTACGCCTATGGCGGAAGTCAAGGTAGCGGTCACGGCTGGCATCATAAATCAGGCAAAGGACACAAGACGAAAGCTTATCAAAACTGCAATCAAAATTTTAATTGCGGTATGAATCAAGCACAAGGAATGGGTATAAATAAAAACGGCGCACAGGGATATGGTGCAGGCTTTGGCTGTATGTGGCAGTAAATTTATGGCTATTGCGTCCTTTGGCTCAAGAGCTTAAAGCTAAAATTTATGCTTTATTAAAACCAAAAATAGTAATATCCGTAAATTTGGCTTAAGGAGTAATGGTGGCTAAAATTTTAGTAGTTGAAGATGAGGCGATGCTGCTTGATATGATGTGTTCGTATCTTCGAAGCGAAAATTTTGAAGTAGAGGGTGTCAAAAGCTACAATGAGGCTTTGGATCTAGCCTATGAAAATAGCTTTGACCTATGGATATTTGACGTTAAAATCATCGGCGGCAACGGCTTTGAGCTACTAAAAGAGCTAAGAGAGGCTAGAAGGCTTACTCCTTGCATATTTACTACATCTTTAAACACCATAAACGATCTTCAAAAGGGCTTTTTGAGCGGATGTGATGACTATATCAAAAAGCCTTTCGAGCTTAAAGAGCTGCTTTTGCGCGTAAATAATATCCTTAAAAGAACATTTGTGCATAACGTAAGAGAATTTGAAATGCTTGATGAAAATTTCAGCTTTGATATGAAGCAAGGAGTGTTATATAAGGGCGAAGAGATAGTAACCATGCCTAAAAAACAAGCCAAACTTTTAACTCTGCTGCTTAAAAACCGAGATAGGTTCATAAGCAGAGATGAAATTTATGAGCAAATTTGGGACTATGACGAGAGTCCAAGCGAGCTTAGTTTGCGCGTTTATATAACCGAACTGCGCAAAATTCTTGGCAAGGAGCGTATCGTAAGTGCCTCAAAGCTGGGATACAAGTATGTTTAAAAAACGCCACGTTTTGCCAATATTTTTGCTCTATTTTCTAACCAGCGTTGCGTTTTTAGTATTTTTCGGCAAAGTTTTTTATGATAGAGAAAAACACTTCATAATGGACAAGGACGCATTTGATTTTAGGGATTTTAAGCGCGAACTTCAGATAAAACTTCACAACAACGGCGAGCTTGACGACGACGACTTTGACGATATGAAAGCTTATGTCGTAAATTTAAAAACGGGCGAAGTGATACAAGATGACTTTAAGCCAAAGCAGGGAATGGGGCGTAACTACATGGACGGCGAAGAAAATGTCGTACAGTTTAGAGTCCATGATAAAAAGGG
This sequence is a window from Campylobacter sp. RM16189. Protein-coding genes within it:
- a CDS encoding response regulator transcription factor, which codes for MAKILVVEDEAMLLDMMCSYLRSENFEVEGVKSYNEALDLAYENSFDLWIFDVKIIGGNGFELLKELREARRLTPCIFTTSLNTINDLQKGFLSGCDDYIKKPFELKELLLRVNNILKRTFVHNVREFEMLDENFSFDMKQGVLYKGEEIVTMPKKQAKLLTLLLKNRDRFISRDEIYEQIWDYDESPSELSLRVYITELRKILGKERIVSASKLGYKYV
- a CDS encoding DUF1104 domain-containing protein gives rise to the protein MKKLGLIVILVAGSLFAGSIIDSSNEQLNSMIAGADAKTLSEISFEIHKRAGKLDSQIADIRGDFREQMRKKMSAMSPDERVKFMQEYRAMMSDKIDALSVKEAREMGFYAYGGSQGSGHGWHHKSGKGHKTKAYQNCNQNFNCGMNQAQGMGINKNGAQGYGAGFGCMWQ
- a CDS encoding DUF1104 domain-containing protein, which gives rise to MKRLKIMSILVAFKAYLLAKFDKAQSCGFAKMIKNADAKTLGEISFEIDKRAAKLRVEAEASKQDFKSEFDKKIASISQDEQAKFKEKFIASYNEKVLNLSVKEANELALKPIEI